The Nocardioides campestrisoli genome includes a window with the following:
- a CDS encoding FHA domain-containing protein: MNDVKNRASSTGTWLALLGPELTLLLPGREKARAAELWAEVDEGARFEAVLDALLAPGLQAVSEFVLVAVSGGSARVLVRGGATVSVHTDRGTTEVTAGDRLWAEESFATVTAMVATLPDSEEQGTRTPVREGLVRVGSLAWGEAQQPEQSVQAVAPQPVADPVVEPVAEPVAEPVAEPVSEPVGRHVSTPTPAPVPGMTVPPLPSVPAFSVPKVAAPAAPAPAAAAETGEIPIVPGFEHDGLTQIGEPQEEPAPLGIPGQPQAPQVTARPVARLVFSHGTTTEVDRAVLVGRAPEARRFAPGDQPQLVTVPSPNQEVSSTHLEIRPGSGVDHGSAVATDLGSTNGTLLVQPGLPPEDLQPGMAVQLIPGAILDLGDGVTIQVTQP; the protein is encoded by the coding sequence GTGAACGACGTGAAGAACCGCGCCAGCTCGACCGGGACGTGGCTTGCCCTGCTCGGCCCGGAGCTCACGCTCCTGCTGCCCGGCCGGGAGAAGGCACGCGCCGCCGAGCTCTGGGCCGAGGTCGACGAGGGGGCCCGCTTCGAGGCCGTGCTCGACGCGCTGCTCGCGCCCGGCCTGCAGGCGGTGAGCGAGTTCGTCCTGGTGGCGGTCTCGGGAGGCTCGGCGCGGGTGCTGGTCCGCGGCGGTGCCACCGTCTCGGTGCACACCGACCGGGGCACCACCGAGGTCACCGCCGGGGACCGGCTGTGGGCCGAGGAGTCGTTCGCCACGGTGACCGCGATGGTCGCCACCCTGCCGGACAGCGAGGAGCAGGGGACCCGGACGCCGGTCCGCGAGGGACTGGTCCGGGTCGGGTCGCTCGCTTGGGGCGAGGCCCAGCAGCCGGAGCAGTCGGTGCAGGCCGTGGCTCCCCAGCCGGTCGCCGACCCGGTCGTCGAGCCCGTCGCTGAGCCCGTCGCTGAGCCCGTCGCTGAGCCCGTCAGCGAGCCCGTCGGCCGGCACGTCTCCACCCCGACGCCCGCGCCGGTGCCCGGGATGACGGTGCCGCCGCTGCCCAGCGTGCCGGCGTTCTCCGTGCCGAAGGTCGCCGCCCCGGCCGCCCCTGCCCCCGCCGCGGCCGCCGAGACCGGCGAGATCCCGATCGTCCCCGGCTTCGAGCACGACGGGCTGACCCAGATCGGCGAGCCGCAGGAGGAGCCCGCGCCCCTGGGCATCCCCGGCCAGCCGCAGGCCCCCCAGGTGACCGCCCGCCCGGTGGCTCGCCTGGTCTTCTCCCACGGCACGACCACGGAGGTCGACCGGGCCGTGCTGGTCGGGCGCGCGCCGGAGGCCCGACGCTTCGCCCCGGGCGACCAGCCCCAGCTGGTGACCGTGCCCAGCCCGAACCAGGAGGTCTCCTCGACCCACCTGGAGATCCGGCCGGGCTCGGGCGTCGACCACGGCTCGGCGGTCGCGACCGACCTCGGCTCCACCAACGGGACGCTGCTGGTCCAGCCCGGTCTGCCGCCCGAGGACCTCCAGCCCGGCATGGCCGTCCAGCTCATCCCCGGTGCGATCCTCGACCTCGGGGACGGAGTCACCATCCAGGTCACCCAGCCGTGA
- a CDS encoding PP2C family protein-serine/threonine phosphatase, with amino-acid sequence MVAVDLHHGAATDVGHVRAGNEDAFAVAPGVFVVADGMGGHAGGEVASALAVEELGRMGGGHYDARAGVVGVLEALERCQVRLRDYVRQQAGAHGRAKHAGTTAAVAVLVHDEGPRWLLGNVGDSRIYRLTDEGLDQVSVDHSVVQELLDAGRITEQEAAIHPERHVITRALSAAEAPEPDFFLLPLASAERLLLCTDGITGMIDDAAIEELLVRHTDPRDAAEQLVAAALAAGGRDNATALVVDVVGLAKDDGYDAQRQKLSLETKLGALP; translated from the coding sequence ATGGTGGCGGTCGACCTGCACCACGGTGCCGCCACCGACGTGGGCCACGTGCGTGCGGGCAACGAGGACGCCTTCGCGGTGGCTCCCGGGGTCTTCGTGGTCGCCGACGGGATGGGCGGCCACGCGGGCGGCGAGGTGGCCAGCGCGCTGGCGGTCGAGGAGCTCGGTCGGATGGGCGGCGGGCACTACGACGCGCGGGCCGGCGTGGTGGGGGTGCTGGAGGCGCTGGAGCGCTGCCAGGTCCGGCTCCGCGACTACGTCCGGCAGCAGGCCGGGGCGCACGGGCGCGCCAAGCACGCGGGCACCACGGCGGCGGTGGCCGTGCTGGTCCACGACGAGGGGCCTCGCTGGCTGCTCGGCAACGTCGGGGACTCGCGGATCTACCGGCTCACCGACGAGGGCCTCGACCAGGTGAGCGTGGACCACTCGGTGGTCCAGGAGCTGCTCGACGCGGGCCGGATCACCGAGCAGGAGGCGGCCATCCACCCGGAGCGGCACGTGATCACCCGTGCGCTGAGCGCGGCCGAGGCGCCCGAGCCCGACTTCTTCCTGCTGCCGTTGGCCTCGGCCGAGCGACTCCTGCTCTGCACCGACGGCATCACCGGCATGATCGACGACGCCGCGATCGAGGAGCTGCTGGTCCGCCACACCGACCCGCGGGACGCCGCCGAGCAGCTGGTCGCCGCGGCGCTGGCGGCCGGGGGACGCGACAACGCGACCGCACTGGTCGTCGATGTGGTGGGATTGGCCAAGGACGACGGATACGACGCTCAGCGACAGAAGCTGAGCCTCGAGACCAAACTGGGGGCCCTGCCGTGA
- a CDS encoding RDD family protein — protein sequence MTQLPITFPVADLERRFLAFVLDRAVTWPLYAAAAAGGWLVWGRDGLWATAGIVLVLALLVVVVLGAVTGVKGTTPGKRATSLRVVHHGTGMPIGVGPGILRSLVQGLLTLPTFGFGLAALAWTALADSRGQRRGWHDHLAGSVVVDLRPEQEEVAEEAEGPRHVVNLTAMRLVPAPAQPAPVVERPVRRPAPVAPTPEAPSPPPSPATAPAPAPTPVPVPAAPAAEDGRTVARSAPRHAAAPTAPRWRVFFDTGETFPVEGLVLVGRRPEPRPGEQVRHVVALPSSDMSLSKTHAQFGPAPDGSLVVMDRGSTNGSMLLRQGVVRELGAGKPATLLPGDRVRFGDREMSVQRDTPA from the coding sequence GTGACCCAGCTGCCGATCACGTTCCCCGTCGCGGACCTGGAACGCAGGTTCCTGGCGTTCGTCCTGGACCGTGCCGTGACCTGGCCCCTGTACGCCGCTGCCGCGGCCGGTGGCTGGCTGGTGTGGGGACGTGACGGCCTGTGGGCCACGGCCGGGATCGTGCTCGTCCTGGCGTTGCTCGTGGTCGTGGTCCTGGGGGCCGTGACCGGCGTCAAGGGCACCACCCCGGGCAAGCGGGCCACGAGCCTGCGCGTGGTCCACCACGGCACCGGGATGCCGATCGGGGTGGGGCCGGGCATCCTGCGCTCCCTGGTGCAGGGGCTGCTGACGCTGCCCACCTTCGGCTTCGGGCTGGCGGCGCTGGCCTGGACCGCGCTCGCGGACTCCCGCGGACAGCGCCGCGGTTGGCACGACCACCTGGCCGGCTCGGTGGTGGTCGACCTGCGGCCGGAGCAGGAGGAGGTCGCCGAGGAGGCGGAGGGACCGCGGCACGTGGTCAACCTGACCGCCATGCGGCTGGTTCCCGCGCCCGCGCAGCCGGCGCCCGTGGTCGAGCGACCGGTACGCCGTCCCGCCCCGGTGGCGCCCACGCCGGAGGCCCCGTCGCCTCCGCCTTCGCCTGCGACCGCGCCGGCTCCCGCTCCCACCCCTGTCCCGGTCCCCGCCGCACCCGCGGCCGAGGACGGTCGCACGGTCGCCCGGAGCGCTCCCCGGCACGCCGCCGCGCCGACGGCGCCCCGGTGGCGGGTCTTCTTCGACACCGGTGAGACCTTCCCGGTGGAGGGGCTGGTCCTGGTGGGCCGCCGTCCCGAGCCGCGTCCGGGCGAGCAGGTGCGGCACGTCGTGGCGTTGCCCTCCTCGGACATGTCGCTGTCCAAGACGCACGCCCAGTTCGGTCCGGCGCCGGACGGCAGCCTGGTGGTGATGGACCGCGGCTCCACCAACGGGTCCATGCTGCTGCGCCAGGGCGTCGTGCGCGAGCTCGGTGCGGGCAAGCCGGCCACGCTCCTGCCCGGCGACCGGGTGCGGTTCGGCGACCGGGAGATGAGCGTCCAGCGCGACACCCCCGCCTAG